The following proteins come from a genomic window of Geomonas sp. RF6:
- a CDS encoding cohesin domain-containing protein: MRLKSLFVAIMLLLSAASAFAAGPTLSLGNVSGVQGQSVTIPVTLTTNGANIGACEVQLDYDPAVLTPTGATLGPAGTAASKTVNPVQVNSARYVVGVYALNTTSIGDGVVANVTFAISSTATGTPVILNVPSASDPDGNDVSISGTGSTITLPDTTVPTISGFVIPSTSDTRTIAVSTTTSDNVGVTGWLLTESTSTPSLTDTGWAGTAPTSYSFTSDGAKTLYLWVKDAAGNLASRSGLTTVDTAAPAVQTFTVTSPVTTLVVPVTALTATDNIGVTGYLITESATAPSATASGWTTAAPTSFTASGIGVTTLYAWAKDALGHVSTAKTAAVVINLPDTEVPVMTSFNASAVSSTMSAAITSLIATDNKGVTGYLVTESATAPSATDAGWKTSITSYIFTTYGSKTLYAWAKDAAGNVSTSRSVNLNIVDTTAPTVSAFTIPATGTTLAVAVTSFTATDDAAGGVTGYLITESSTKPSASASGWSSTVPASYTVSTGGSKTLYAWAKDAAGNVSAVKSATIVITLPDTELPVVTAFTATADSVTLTATGIAITATDNIGVTGYLVTESSTAPAASATGWSASVPASFTVSGFGTKTLYAWAKDAVGNVSVARTISLTFTDGTAPVVSAFTAAASTTRTVNVSITASDLGGVTGYLITESDVAPLAGATGWNATAPTTFTVSGDGNFTLYAWAKDAAGNVSASKSATVSIDTIAPTVTTFTAPSFVKTLTIPVAFVASDSTGSGVAGYLITESATAPTSGWSTTAPASYTVAAAGSKTLYAWVKDAAGNVSAFSSATVVVDLTAPVLLPSMLENNTYTADAVQNISGNVTDAESGLSALTISLNGGEATPVVPETNGNFTTSVTLVAGANTITIVATDVAGNSTTVARTINLDTTAPVIDKVTPTEGAITNVTFVTVTGEVTEGTVKVSLNGAAANAASMNGNVFTLSVGPLLAGLNTIQVDATDLAGNTASSVKRSVLYVDKAPTLSITDPSKDIVTRFADYQVQGLAKFDNSAYSNVEFSVKLAVDGVTVNPALALDADGIFKQTISFADEKAYAVTATVTDATGNTTSMTRNIRYQKYTIQDVLKALRITIGADTKTDADSVLDLAPYVGSKPAPDGSIDISDVIVLLNYAVGNYK, encoded by the coding sequence ATGCGGTTGAAGAGTTTATTCGTGGCCATCATGCTGCTGCTGTCAGCAGCGTCCGCCTTCGCTGCGGGCCCCACGCTCAGTCTGGGGAACGTGAGCGGAGTGCAGGGGCAATCGGTCACCATCCCGGTGACCCTCACAACGAACGGAGCAAACATCGGGGCGTGCGAGGTGCAGCTCGACTACGACCCTGCGGTGTTGACGCCGACAGGCGCGACCTTGGGCCCGGCCGGGACCGCCGCCAGCAAGACGGTGAACCCGGTCCAGGTGAATTCCGCGCGCTACGTCGTCGGGGTGTACGCCCTCAACACCACTTCGATCGGCGACGGCGTCGTCGCCAACGTCACCTTTGCCATCTCCTCCACCGCTACCGGCACCCCCGTCATCCTGAACGTACCCTCCGCCTCAGACCCGGATGGCAACGATGTCTCCATCTCCGGTACCGGGAGTACCATCACCCTTCCCGACACCACGGTTCCGACCATCAGCGGCTTCGTCATCCCCAGCACATCCGACACCCGCACCATCGCCGTCAGCACCACCACCAGTGACAACGTCGGCGTAACCGGCTGGCTCCTGACCGAGTCCACCTCCACCCCGAGCCTTACGGACACCGGCTGGGCAGGGACCGCTCCGACGAGCTATTCCTTCACGAGCGACGGCGCTAAGACCTTGTATCTATGGGTCAAGGACGCGGCAGGCAATCTCGCCAGCAGGTCGGGGCTCACCACTGTCGACACCGCAGCGCCTGCGGTGCAGACCTTCACGGTAACGAGCCCGGTCACCACGCTGGTTGTGCCCGTCACGGCACTCACCGCAACCGACAACATCGGCGTCACCGGCTACCTGATCACCGAAAGCGCCACCGCGCCGTCGGCGACCGCTTCCGGCTGGACGACAGCCGCACCCACTAGCTTCACCGCCAGCGGTATCGGCGTTACAACGCTCTACGCGTGGGCAAAAGATGCTCTCGGCCATGTCTCGACAGCCAAGACCGCGGCGGTTGTCATCAACCTCCCCGATACCGAAGTGCCGGTCATGACGTCCTTCAACGCCTCCGCGGTCTCCAGCACCATGTCCGCTGCCATCACCAGCCTCATTGCTACCGACAACAAGGGCGTAACCGGCTACCTCGTCACCGAGAGCGCCACCGCTCCGAGCGCAACCGACGCCGGGTGGAAAACCTCCATCACCTCCTATATCTTCACCACTTACGGTTCCAAGACCCTGTACGCCTGGGCCAAGGATGCCGCCGGGAACGTCTCCACCTCGAGAAGCGTGAATTTGAACATCGTCGATACCACCGCCCCGACCGTGTCCGCCTTCACTATCCCGGCTACCGGCACCACCCTCGCCGTCGCCGTGACCTCCTTCACCGCCACCGACGATGCCGCAGGCGGCGTCACCGGTTACCTGATCACCGAGAGCTCCACGAAGCCCTCTGCATCCGCCTCCGGCTGGAGCAGCACCGTGCCCGCCAGCTACACCGTCAGCACCGGGGGGAGCAAGACCCTGTACGCCTGGGCGAAGGACGCCGCAGGGAACGTCTCCGCAGTGAAGAGCGCGACCATCGTCATCACTCTGCCCGACACGGAGCTCCCGGTCGTCACCGCCTTCACCGCAACGGCCGACTCCGTTACCCTGACCGCCACCGGCATCGCCATCACCGCCACAGACAACATCGGCGTCACCGGGTACCTGGTGACCGAGTCCTCCACCGCTCCGGCAGCATCCGCCACCGGGTGGAGCGCTTCCGTTCCCGCCAGCTTCACCGTCAGCGGCTTCGGCACCAAGACGCTCTACGCGTGGGCCAAGGACGCGGTGGGGAACGTCTCCGTTGCCAGGACTATCTCCCTTACCTTCACCGACGGCACCGCTCCGGTGGTCTCCGCCTTCACCGCGGCAGCAAGCACCACCCGCACCGTCAACGTAAGCATCACCGCCTCCGACCTCGGCGGCGTGACCGGATACCTGATCACCGAGTCCGACGTGGCTCCGCTGGCAGGCGCGACCGGGTGGAACGCGACTGCTCCGACCACCTTCACCGTGAGCGGGGACGGGAACTTCACCCTCTACGCCTGGGCGAAGGACGCGGCGGGTAACGTTTCCGCCTCCAAGTCGGCAACCGTTTCCATCGACACGATCGCTCCGACTGTCACCACCTTCACCGCTCCTTCCTTCGTGAAGACGCTGACCATTCCGGTGGCCTTCGTGGCGAGCGACAGCACCGGTTCCGGCGTCGCCGGCTACCTCATCACCGAGAGCGCAACAGCACCAACCTCTGGCTGGAGCACCACAGCCCCGGCCTCCTACACCGTTGCGGCAGCCGGCTCCAAGACGCTGTACGCCTGGGTGAAGGACGCGGCAGGAAACGTCTCCGCATTCTCCAGCGCAACCGTTGTCGTTGATCTCACCGCACCGGTTCTGCTCCCCTCCATGCTGGAAAACAATACTTACACCGCTGATGCGGTTCAGAACATCTCCGGCAACGTCACCGACGCGGAGAGCGGCCTCTCCGCGCTCACCATTAGCCTGAACGGCGGCGAGGCCACTCCGGTCGTCCCGGAAACCAACGGGAACTTCACCACCTCTGTGACGCTGGTCGCCGGGGCCAACACGATCACTATCGTTGCCACTGACGTCGCTGGAAACAGCACGACCGTTGCCCGTACCATCAACCTCGACACCACGGCACCGGTCATCGACAAGGTCACCCCGACGGAAGGTGCCATCACCAACGTCACTTTCGTCACCGTTACCGGTGAGGTGACCGAAGGCACAGTAAAGGTCTCCCTGAACGGCGCCGCGGCCAATGCGGCCTCCATGAACGGCAACGTCTTCACTCTCTCCGTCGGTCCTCTCCTTGCCGGTCTCAACACGATCCAGGTCGATGCCACCGACCTCGCCGGGAACACCGCCTCTTCCGTGAAGAGATCGGTACTGTACGTCGACAAGGCTCCGACCCTTTCCATCACCGATCCGTCCAAGGACATCGTCACCAGGTTCGCGGACTACCAGGTGCAGGGTCTGGCCAAGTTCGACAACTCCGCCTACAGCAATGTGGAGTTCAGCGTGAAGCTCGCGGTCGACGGCGTGACCGTCAACCCGGCACTTGCACTCGACGCAGACGGAATATTTAAGCAAACGATCTCCTTTGCCGATGAGAAGGCCTATGCGGTCACCGCAACGGTCACCGATGCTACCGGCAACACCACTTCCATGACGCGCAACATCCGTTACCAGAAGTACACCATCCAGGACGTCCTGAAGGCGCTTCGCATCACCATCGGCGCCGACACCAAGACCGACGCGGACAGCGTACTCGACCTGGCACCGTACGTTGGCAGCAAGCCTGCACCGGACGGCAGCATCGACATCAGCGATGTCATCGTGCTGCTGAACTATGCGGTAGGTAACTACAAGTAG
- a CDS encoding carboxypeptidase regulatory-like domain-containing protein produces MRKYLWFPVLKKIAHNVAFATLLVVAAVCAAFSSAEAATGTLTTNHWKKGSTEGYSISVVVPDSTALIKSVAIDGPGLSGPASLDLDDSLVNFVGTLDLTGRPTVGDAYTVYIAYLDPAVPSEELPLTVSGVVDSFAVQGSPSGAIVGTSSPIFSWTAPSTTPSWYALSVTGMDMAWKSNTFAYTSTAKTFNFDGTAGTGATLTPGVQYDWSVFALDSNKNSAETRGSSFMLGVNFSGKVTDVNGAAVEGASVYVYDTLGNVQQNVATTGADGSYLYGGLAAGSYKIAFSKPPAFRVFYNNKLLSAEANLLTIASGVITQNVNAVIGDWGTVTGKVLNTSGAFSGVKATLYTTTGTPVSNVAPVYSTSDGSFTFPIVPAGNYKILFSGAAGYIDQWYAGGNYFNVSGGFPNPLDDTVLNKITLTGTVTDGSGNGIPDIWVWLYDASGMFPSGYSGVKTASDGTYKIGGVASGNYRVQFDSVGKYGKQYYNKKATLAEADAIALDATGTITNINAVLSSGKPAITTFTVPTASKSLTVSVTIAATEPNGVVYALTETSSAPTTWNSAPPAAYTFTSAGTKTLYAWAKGYNGLTTSVSKSVVIDTTPPTIALSALPTSSVSKNGILNLTGFVTVPYSTATLKINGTAVTVGSDGFFDYALRLTAGSNTVTLLADSSGLQSTITRTITYNASAPALTVTAPADNAATGATTVTVTGTVASGSTVQVIVNGTSQTATVTGGTFTTDVSLASGMNTLVVVATDASNNTTSVKRSVTLLSGGPELQITAPVEDSTNPSNSVTISGTVSTTSDTTVTISAGTTTYTPAVTAGSFSQVIPVVAGVNRVVVTAKDASGMETTAIRNVVVSGKAGDCNFDGKVSISELQSAISMYLMAKATTVCVDISGDSKVSISELQKVISAYLTP; encoded by the coding sequence ATGCGGAAGTATCTCTGGTTTCCCGTCCTGAAAAAAATCGCTCACAATGTGGCATTTGCCACACTCCTGGTGGTTGCCGCGGTCTGCGCAGCTTTTTCGTCCGCCGAAGCCGCTACCGGCACCCTTACCACCAACCACTGGAAAAAGGGTAGCACCGAAGGGTACTCCATCAGCGTCGTCGTCCCCGACTCCACTGCGCTCATCAAGTCGGTCGCCATCGACGGCCCCGGGCTCAGCGGTCCGGCCTCCCTTGACCTAGATGACAGCCTCGTCAACTTCGTCGGCACCCTCGATCTTACCGGCCGCCCCACTGTGGGGGATGCCTACACTGTGTACATCGCCTACCTCGATCCGGCCGTCCCGAGCGAGGAACTGCCCCTCACCGTCAGCGGCGTTGTCGACTCCTTCGCGGTGCAGGGCTCGCCAAGCGGGGCGATCGTCGGCACCTCCAGCCCCATCTTCAGCTGGACCGCTCCTTCGACTACGCCTTCCTGGTACGCGCTTTCCGTCACCGGGATGGACATGGCCTGGAAATCGAACACCTTCGCCTACACCAGCACCGCCAAGACGTTCAACTTCGACGGCACCGCAGGCACCGGTGCTACCCTCACCCCGGGGGTGCAGTACGACTGGTCCGTCTTTGCGCTGGACAGCAACAAGAACTCCGCCGAGACGCGCGGCTCCTCCTTCATGCTGGGGGTCAACTTCTCCGGGAAGGTGACGGACGTGAACGGTGCCGCTGTGGAAGGTGCCTCGGTCTACGTCTACGACACCCTCGGCAATGTGCAGCAAAACGTCGCCACCACCGGTGCCGACGGCAGCTACCTCTACGGCGGTCTCGCCGCCGGCAGCTACAAGATCGCCTTCAGCAAGCCCCCCGCATTCCGCGTCTTCTACAACAACAAGCTCCTCTCCGCCGAGGCAAACCTTCTCACCATCGCAAGCGGTGTCATCACCCAGAACGTGAACGCCGTCATCGGTGACTGGGGGACCGTGACCGGTAAAGTGTTGAACACCAGCGGAGCGTTCTCCGGTGTGAAGGCGACCCTCTACACCACGACCGGCACCCCCGTGTCCAACGTGGCGCCCGTATACTCCACATCGGACGGCTCCTTCACCTTCCCGATCGTTCCGGCCGGCAACTACAAGATCCTCTTCAGCGGCGCCGCAGGGTACATCGACCAGTGGTACGCGGGGGGGAACTACTTCAATGTCTCGGGTGGCTTCCCAAATCCCCTGGACGACACGGTGCTTAACAAAATCACCCTGACCGGGACCGTCACCGACGGAAGCGGCAACGGGATCCCCGACATCTGGGTCTGGCTCTACGACGCAAGTGGCATGTTCCCCTCCGGCTACAGCGGGGTGAAGACCGCGTCCGACGGTACCTACAAGATCGGCGGCGTTGCTTCCGGCAACTACCGCGTCCAGTTCGACTCCGTAGGAAAGTACGGGAAGCAGTATTACAACAAGAAGGCGACGCTGGCCGAGGCGGATGCAATCGCTCTCGACGCCACCGGCACCATCACCAACATCAACGCGGTCCTTTCCAGCGGCAAGCCGGCCATCACCACCTTTACGGTGCCGACCGCCTCTAAGAGCCTGACCGTTTCCGTCACCATCGCCGCGACGGAGCCTAACGGCGTCGTCTATGCCCTTACCGAGACGAGCTCTGCCCCGACCACCTGGAACAGCGCACCCCCTGCCGCCTATACCTTCACCTCCGCCGGGACGAAGACGCTGTACGCCTGGGCGAAGGGTTACAACGGGCTCACCACGTCGGTATCGAAGAGCGTGGTGATCGACACGACGCCGCCGACGATCGCCCTCTCCGCGCTGCCGACGAGCTCCGTCAGCAAGAACGGCATCCTGAACCTGACCGGCTTCGTCACCGTCCCCTACAGCACCGCCACGCTGAAGATCAACGGGACCGCCGTTACCGTCGGGAGCGACGGCTTCTTCGACTACGCGCTTCGCCTGACCGCCGGCTCCAACACCGTCACCCTCCTTGCCGACAGCAGCGGGCTGCAGAGCACCATCACGAGGACGATAACCTACAATGCATCGGCCCCCGCCCTGACGGTTACCGCACCTGCTGACAACGCGGCTACCGGCGCCACTACCGTCACCGTGACCGGCACCGTCGCCAGCGGCAGCACTGTCCAGGTGATCGTGAACGGGACGTCGCAGACCGCCACCGTGACCGGCGGCACCTTCACTACCGACGTGAGCCTTGCCTCCGGGATGAACACCCTCGTGGTGGTCGCCACCGACGCCTCCAACAACACGACCAGCGTGAAGCGCTCCGTGACTCTCCTCTCGGGCGGCCCGGAGCTGCAGATCACCGCACCGGTTGAGGACAGCACGAACCCGTCCAACTCTGTCACCATTTCCGGCACAGTCTCGACAACTTCCGATACAACGGTAACCATCAGCGCCGGAACTACGACCTACACCCCTGCGGTGACCGCGGGGAGCTTCAGCCAGGTCATCCCGGTCGTCGCAGGTGTGAACCGTGTCGTTGTCACCGCGAAGGACGCGTCCGGCATGGAAACTACCGCCATCCGCAACGTCGTAGTCTCCGGAAAGGCGGGCGACTGCAACTTCGACGGCAAGGTCTCCATCTCGGAGCTCCAGTCGGCAATCAGCATGTACCTCATGGCGAAAGCCACGACCGTATGCGTCGACATCAGCGGGGACAGCAAGGTGAGCATCTCCGAACTGCAGAAGGTAATCAGCGCGTATCTCACGCCTTGA
- a CDS encoding NapC/NirT family cytochrome c — protein sequence MLRKAGFAFALMLSLPTFASAWTVTAKIGSGAGTITRTSDNASVAKAATEAAKTAYFKVADDVYDVNGNLVSNAVASQTLTVAPTPGSYVVSSVVIDGVNKGNAAGDYTINNNGKNHTMVVYYTAATTSISVKQPVAGGGSVYVQRMANGVPYGPFSRTGLSSIKPGSTIRVFAAPNADYTVSTIAGASKTGLAGQIKFADVVATGQEVTASFALVDAVQARVLASTVATAVGSEVTLDFSKTTANGSSVTYTLDPLANVTFRQYSGNKAKFKATAAGSYVVKVTASNGTASSTVQTPAITVYAPGVYGSSVCVSCHNNRNNALVEEYKVSGHANNSHGPLCSSCHVPGTTMHVNTLPEAGKACLGCHNGNYSKQFDGVTHFSNISTATFKNISAAYVGPKGQGVNACNNCHFNLDPHGIGAANVETFTTNSDILSAWAESDHGKRNGLAWTPTVGAKGHDWRGSGVAGDFQKNIPSTDCVRCHTAAGFAQFFGSNFSNANRVDGTDSALFNSPLTCAGCHTTDPTAVNGSTTGIRRTAAITPVVFANQTSYSRSVGVQTFYNISTVDKVTSKTVKARITAKFPDVGDSNLCVSCHSARLSGSALVTAQANGLSMNNSSFQNSHYMAAAGVMYVKAGFTAFTSASAAFGTSTYGKSLTADNASTPDGIAGGVTSTHRKLGTMSIVNDHGITATSPLTAGGPCVACHMGYNRNAAKGHSLLIGEDANGDAYKTVCINCHTSEGSHNGPVAIAADGSNFAAAFLDPNKEAFIDSLDLAKYFLLKNYKISYNPDAYPYFYDENLPKKNGAMQAVTDWTRGGALDAPAALKLEGAAFNLNLLSREPAAYVHARSYTRRLVYDSIDFLDDGVINSSVVTNAKTATSATGSVSGTVVDVTGKFTADTAAYTLDNGTKSTLGTIMTNTSEGMLFINAWDRTTGKWNTSLGKPERP from the coding sequence ATGTTGAGAAAAGCAGGGTTTGCATTCGCCCTCATGCTCTCACTACCCACCTTCGCCAGTGCATGGACTGTGACGGCAAAGATCGGCAGCGGGGCAGGGACAATCACCAGAACAAGCGACAATGCCTCTGTCGCAAAGGCAGCGACGGAAGCTGCCAAGACTGCATACTTCAAGGTAGCCGACGACGTCTACGACGTTAACGGCAACCTCGTTTCCAATGCAGTTGCTTCCCAGACCCTCACCGTTGCGCCGACACCGGGCTCTTATGTGGTGTCCTCCGTTGTCATCGACGGCGTCAACAAAGGTAACGCAGCCGGCGACTACACCATCAACAACAACGGCAAGAACCACACGATGGTGGTGTACTACACCGCTGCGACCACCAGCATCTCCGTGAAGCAGCCGGTTGCAGGGGGCGGCAGCGTCTACGTTCAGCGCATGGCTAACGGCGTTCCCTACGGCCCCTTCAGCCGCACCGGGCTTAGCAGCATCAAGCCGGGCTCTACCATCCGCGTTTTCGCTGCTCCCAACGCGGACTACACTGTCAGCACCATCGCCGGCGCCAGCAAGACCGGTCTGGCAGGGCAGATTAAGTTTGCCGATGTTGTCGCTACAGGTCAGGAAGTGACTGCCAGCTTCGCACTGGTTGACGCAGTCCAGGCTCGCGTACTTGCCAGCACCGTGGCAACCGCCGTCGGGTCCGAAGTTACCCTCGACTTCTCCAAGACCACCGCAAACGGCTCCAGCGTCACCTACACCCTCGACCCCCTCGCGAACGTGACCTTCCGCCAGTACTCCGGCAACAAGGCGAAGTTCAAGGCCACCGCTGCAGGTTCCTACGTGGTGAAAGTGACCGCCTCCAACGGAACTGCATCCTCCACCGTCCAGACCCCGGCAATCACCGTGTACGCCCCGGGCGTCTACGGCTCCAGCGTGTGCGTTTCCTGCCACAACAACAGGAACAATGCACTGGTGGAAGAGTACAAGGTTTCCGGCCACGCCAACAACAGCCACGGCCCGCTCTGCTCTTCCTGCCACGTTCCGGGCACCACCATGCACGTCAACACCCTCCCGGAAGCGGGCAAGGCTTGCCTTGGCTGCCACAACGGCAACTACTCCAAGCAGTTTGACGGCGTAACCCACTTCTCCAACATCTCCACCGCGACCTTCAAGAACATCTCCGCCGCCTACGTCGGCCCGAAAGGTCAGGGCGTGAACGCCTGCAACAACTGCCACTTCAACCTTGATCCGCACGGCATCGGCGCAGCAAACGTCGAGACCTTCACCACCAACAGCGACATCCTCTCCGCTTGGGCCGAGTCCGACCACGGCAAGAGAAACGGTCTGGCATGGACTCCGACCGTTGGCGCAAAAGGGCACGACTGGAGAGGTTCCGGGGTTGCCGGCGACTTCCAGAAAAACATCCCGAGCACCGACTGCGTACGTTGCCACACCGCAGCAGGCTTCGCACAGTTCTTCGGCTCCAACTTCAGCAACGCCAACAGGGTTGACGGCACGGACAGCGCCCTCTTCAACTCCCCGCTGACCTGCGCAGGGTGCCACACCACCGACCCGACCGCAGTCAACGGCAGCACCACCGGCATCCGCCGCACCGCAGCAATCACCCCGGTTGTTTTCGCCAACCAGACCAGCTACAGCAGAAGCGTCGGCGTCCAGACCTTCTACAACATCAGCACCGTCGACAAGGTCACCAGCAAGACCGTGAAGGCACGCATCACCGCTAAGTTCCCGGATGTGGGCGACTCCAACCTCTGCGTTTCCTGCCACTCCGCACGCCTCTCCGGTTCCGCACTGGTAACCGCTCAGGCAAACGGCCTCAGCATGAACAACAGCAGCTTCCAGAACTCCCACTACATGGCAGCAGCAGGCGTCATGTACGTCAAAGCCGGCTTCACCGCCTTCACCTCGGCAAGCGCAGCATTCGGCACCAGCACCTACGGCAAGTCCCTGACTGCCGACAACGCATCCACCCCGGACGGCATCGCCGGCGGCGTGACCTCCACGCACCGCAAGCTCGGCACCATGTCCATCGTGAATGACCACGGCATCACCGCTACCTCCCCGCTCACCGCGGGCGGTCCCTGCGTAGCCTGCCACATGGGCTACAACCGCAACGCAGCCAAAGGGCACAGCCTCCTCATCGGCGAAGACGCAAACGGCGACGCATACAAGACCGTGTGCATCAACTGCCACACCTCCGAAGGCAGCCACAACGGTCCGGTGGCAATCGCTGCCGACGGTAGCAACTTCGCAGCCGCCTTCCTCGACCCGAACAAAGAGGCATTCATCGACAGCCTTGATCTTGCCAAGTACTTCCTGCTGAAGAACTACAAGATCTCCTACAACCCCGACGCGTACCCGTACTTCTACGACGAGAACCTGCCGAAGAAGAACGGCGCAATGCAGGCTGTGACCGACTGGACCCGCGGTGGCGCACTCGACGCACCGGCAGCACTGAAGCTGGAAGGCGCAGCATTCAACCTCAACCTGCTGAGCCGCGAGCCCGCAGCGTACGTTCATGCTCGCTCCTACACCCGCCGCCTGGTGTACGACAGCATCGACTTCCTTGACGATGGTGTGATCAACAGCTCGGTCGTGACCAACGCCAAGACTGCAACCTCCGCCACCGGCTCCGTCAGCGGCACCGTGGTCGACGTCACCGGCAAGTTCACCGCCGACACCGCAGCATACACCCTGGACAACGGCACCAAGTCCACCCTCGGCACCATCATGACCAACACCTCCGAGGGTATGCTCTTCATCAACGCCTGGGATCGCACCACCGGCAAGTGGAACACCTCCCTTGGGAAGCCGGAGCGTCCGTAG
- a CDS encoding cytochrome c3 family protein: MNKKTVLSALSIVALAGTVAFAGTAPRSGIPGSIHDMTQYGALGGSDPEAQQGRVCAYCHTPHHAITEGNDYLPLWSHTVTTQTFTPYASATIDANIDPTTMMEGPSKLCMSCHDGSVAVDTHYAFNGGKKLQQDDNLFSTPAVGQNGNLSNDHPIGFIYDDADGGVAKGPATGDPTLGSHTDGKDEWIRTKSAKYAGSNLTIADRLWVSASQGGKPIMTCATCHDVHNKKNQDAVGATNYLLLASNTGSALCLSCHIK, encoded by the coding sequence ATGAACAAGAAAACCGTGTTGTCCGCATTAAGCATTGTTGCACTTGCTGGGACCGTGGCCTTTGCAGGCACCGCCCCGAGGTCCGGTATCCCCGGCTCCATCCACGACATGACCCAGTACGGCGCTCTCGGTGGCAGCGATCCCGAGGCACAGCAGGGCCGTGTGTGTGCATACTGCCACACCCCGCACCACGCTATCACCGAAGGTAACGACTACCTCCCGCTCTGGTCCCACACCGTGACCACCCAGACCTTCACCCCGTACGCTTCCGCAACCATCGACGCCAACATCGACCCGACCACCATGATGGAAGGTCCGTCCAAGCTCTGCATGAGCTGCCACGACGGTTCCGTTGCTGTTGATACCCACTACGCTTTCAACGGCGGCAAGAAGCTTCAGCAGGACGACAACCTCTTCTCCACTCCGGCAGTCGGCCAGAACGGCAACCTCTCCAACGACCACCCGATCGGCTTCATCTATGACGACGCTGACGGCGGCGTTGCCAAAGGCCCCGCAACCGGCGACCCGACTCTCGGCTCCCACACCGACGGCAAGGACGAGTGGATCCGCACCAAGAGCGCCAAGTACGCAGGCAGCAACCTCACCATCGCGGACCGTCTCTGGGTTTCCGCAAGCCAGGGTGGCAAGCCGATCATGACCTGCGCTACCTGCCACGACGTGCACAACAAGAAAAACCAGGATGCAGTGGGCGCAACGAACTACCTGCTCCTCGCTTCCAACACCGGTTCCGCTCTCTGCCTCTCCTGCCACATCAAGTAA